The following proteins are co-located in the Sandaracinaceae bacterium genome:
- the ettA gene encoding energy-dependent translational throttle protein EttA yields MADYIFTMQGVTKVHPPDKKVVENLYLSFLPGAKIGVIGVNGTGKSTVLRIMAGVDTNFTGEAWKRPGLSVGYLEQEPDLGDAKTVLEAVEQGVKPIRDLMTEFEEISMKLGEPMSDDEMTKLLDKQGALQDKIDAADGWNLEHTLELAMDALRLPPPDADPKVLSGGEKRRVALCRLLLEKPDMLLLDEPTNHLDAESVAWLQGHLQQYAGAVILVTHDRYFLDNVVDWILELDHGKAFPFQGNYSEWLDNKEKRLEKEEKADSARRRKIQRELEWVRASPKARQAKSKARVQAFDTLVAEAGRDQRDASEIKIPPGPRLGRKVIEVNGIKKAYGDKLLYEDLSFSVPPGAILGIVGANGAGKTTLFRMLVGQEQPDAGNIEVGDTVKLSYVDQSRGDLNATASVYDEIAGGSEEIDVGGRSVRARQYVSWFNFKGSDQQKKVGALSGGERNRVHLAKLLRSGGNVLLLDEPTNDIDVETLQSLEQALLEFPGCCLIVSHDRWYLDRLCTHILGFEGDSRVVFFEGGYSDYAADKKKRLGDDADIPRRIKYRKLTR; encoded by the coding sequence ATGGCCGACTACATTTTCACGATGCAGGGGGTGACCAAGGTCCACCCCCCCGACAAGAAGGTCGTCGAGAACCTCTACCTGTCCTTCCTGCCCGGCGCGAAGATCGGCGTCATCGGCGTGAACGGTACGGGTAAGTCCACCGTGCTGCGCATCATGGCCGGCGTGGACACCAACTTCACGGGCGAGGCGTGGAAGCGCCCGGGCCTGAGCGTGGGCTACCTGGAGCAGGAGCCCGACCTGGGCGACGCGAAGACGGTGCTCGAGGCAGTGGAGCAGGGCGTCAAGCCCATCCGCGACCTCATGACCGAGTTCGAAGAGATCAGCATGAAGCTCGGCGAGCCCATGAGCGACGACGAGATGACCAAGCTGCTCGACAAGCAGGGGGCGCTCCAGGACAAGATCGACGCAGCGGACGGCTGGAACCTCGAGCACACGCTCGAGCTGGCCATGGACGCGCTGCGCCTGCCGCCTCCCGACGCGGACCCGAAGGTGCTGAGCGGCGGTGAGAAGCGCCGCGTGGCGCTGTGCCGCCTGCTGCTCGAGAAGCCCGACATGCTGCTGCTCGACGAGCCCACCAACCACTTGGACGCGGAGAGCGTGGCGTGGCTCCAGGGGCACCTGCAGCAGTACGCGGGCGCGGTCATCCTCGTCACGCACGACCGCTACTTCCTGGACAACGTGGTGGACTGGATCCTAGAGCTCGACCACGGCAAGGCCTTCCCCTTCCAAGGCAACTACTCCGAGTGGCTCGACAACAAGGAGAAGCGCCTCGAGAAGGAAGAGAAGGCGGACAGCGCGCGGCGCCGCAAGATCCAGCGCGAGCTGGAGTGGGTGCGCGCCTCGCCCAAGGCGCGCCAGGCCAAGAGCAAGGCGCGCGTGCAGGCGTTCGACACGCTGGTGGCCGAGGCCGGCCGCGACCAGCGCGACGCGAGCGAGATCAAGATCCCACCCGGGCCGCGCCTGGGCCGCAAGGTCATCGAGGTCAACGGCATCAAGAAGGCGTACGGCGACAAGCTGCTCTACGAAGACTTGAGCTTCTCGGTGCCGCCCGGCGCCATCCTCGGCATCGTCGGCGCCAACGGCGCGGGCAAGACGACGCTCTTCCGCATGTTGGTCGGCCAAGAGCAGCCCGACGCCGGCAACATCGAGGTGGGCGACACCGTCAAGCTCAGCTACGTCGACCAGAGCCGCGGCGACCTCAACGCCACGGCGTCGGTGTACGACGAGATCGCGGGCGGCTCCGAGGAGATCGACGTGGGTGGGCGCTCCGTGCGCGCGCGCCAGTACGTGAGCTGGTTCAACTTCAAGGGCAGCGACCAGCAGAAGAAGGTCGGCGCACTCTCGGGGGGTGAGCGCAACCGCGTGCACCTCGCCAAGCTGCTGCGCAGCGGCGGCAACGTGCTGCTGCTCGACGAGCCCACCAACGACATCGACGTCGAGACGCTGCAGTCGCTCGAGCAGGCGCTGCTCGAGTTCCCCGGTTGCTGCCTGATCGTCAGCCACGACCGCTGGTACCTCGACCGGCTCTGTACGCACATCCTCGGCTTCGAGGGGGACAGCCGCGTGGTCTTCTTCGAGGGGGGCTACTCGGACTACGCCGCGGACAAGAAGAAGCGCTTGGGCGACGACGCGGACATCCCCCGCCGCATCAAGTACCGCAAGCTCACGCGCTGA
- a CDS encoding FKBP-type peptidyl-prolyl cis-trans isomerase → MSFSARTSPTLALGALLVVFSSACRANRDGLGGEDTPPAQAPRGPRAQTHEDPPGTNTAGNAGAQAGAHGAAAGAHGAQQAEPPAAEPAGLPAPEDVAAPPAGAERTESGIASRVLRPGTGTQHPTAQDVVIVHYSGWTTNGEMFDSSVQRGVPISFPLRGVIPGWTEGLQLMVVGEQRRIWIPEELAYRGMPGRPAGMLVFDVELLGIETVPPVTPDNVAAAPRNAERTESGIASVVLQPGTGTEHPTATSTVSVHYSGWTTDGQMFDSSLRRGREASFPLNGVIPGWTEGVQLMVQGEKRRFWIPGNLAYDGQPGRPQGTLVFDVTLISIH, encoded by the coding sequence ATGTCGTTCTCCGCTCGGACCTCCCCCACGCTCGCGCTCGGCGCGTTGCTCGTCGTCTTCTCCAGCGCCTGCCGCGCCAACCGCGACGGCCTCGGTGGTGAGGACACGCCACCCGCTCAGGCGCCGCGCGGCCCACGCGCCCAGACTCACGAGGATCCGCCAGGGACGAACACCGCTGGCAACGCCGGCGCCCAGGCGGGCGCGCACGGCGCCGCTGCCGGGGCCCACGGCGCGCAGCAGGCGGAGCCCCCCGCGGCCGAGCCTGCAGGCCTCCCCGCACCAGAGGACGTTGCCGCACCCCCGGCGGGCGCCGAGCGCACCGAGTCGGGGATCGCGTCGCGCGTGTTGCGACCGGGCACTGGCACCCAGCATCCGACCGCCCAAGACGTGGTCATCGTGCACTACAGCGGCTGGACGACCAACGGCGAGATGTTCGACTCGAGCGTGCAGCGCGGCGTGCCCATCTCGTTCCCGCTGCGCGGTGTGATCCCCGGCTGGACCGAGGGTCTGCAGCTGATGGTCGTGGGTGAGCAGCGCCGCATCTGGATCCCGGAGGAGCTGGCCTACCGCGGCATGCCCGGTCGCCCCGCCGGCATGCTGGTCTTCGACGTCGAGCTGCTCGGCATCGAGACCGTGCCCCCGGTCACGCCCGACAACGTGGCCGCCGCGCCGCGCAACGCCGAGCGCACCGAGAGCGGCATTGCGTCCGTCGTCTTGCAGCCGGGCACCGGGACCGAGCACCCGACCGCGACGAGCACCGTGTCGGTGCACTACAGCGGCTGGACCACGGACGGCCAGATGTTCGACTCGTCGCTGCGTCGCGGTCGTGAGGCCAGCTTCCCCCTGAACGGTGTCATCCCCGGCTGGACCGAGGGCGTGCAGCTCATGGTGCAGGGCGAGAAGCGCCGCTTCTGGATCCCGGGCAACCTGGCCTACGATGGCCAGCCGGGCCGCCCGCAGGGCACGCTCGTGTTCGACGTGACGCTCATCTCCATTCACTGA